One Belonocnema kinseyi isolate 2016_QV_RU_SX_M_011 chromosome 6, B_treatae_v1, whole genome shotgun sequence genomic region harbors:
- the LOC117174382 gene encoding uncharacterized protein LOC117174382, translating into MSNIQCLPFLEGTKFIVVDEGVEATFAETLITGWLKMWQSKNLSNKIEMLLFSSPKHLHADQFNSMKLDNINISDFYSIKANETESIPEKLQKYLTTFPQNSIVIINCLSTLSLSVGLEKTISFVEKLKEKAGQLIGISRRDFGNLNIPKIETYGTTYLKLEQHFRIAQNNTIAYEGRYTHRKPGGGILRQSEFVTQDVTTYEITSAKISNDSSRKTKKAFSEKPKAVQTSFRIEMSDKEMEQRRNTPLPYTAAINPQKTTIYYEPEDVDDDEEEDLDGDLDI; encoded by the coding sequence gAGTGGAGGCCACCTTTGCCGAAACTTTAATCACAGGATGGTTGAAAATGTGGCAAAGCAAAAATCTGAGCAACAAAATAGAAATGCTCTTATTTTCGAGTCCAAAGCATCTTCACGCCGATCAATTTAATTCCATGAAATTAGACAACATAAACATTTCCGATTTTTATTCCATAAAAGCAAACGAAACCGAATCGATACCGGAAAAGTTGCAAAAATACCTCACAACTTTTCCACAAAACTCTATCGTTATAATAAATTGCTTGAGCACTCTCAGTTTATCAGTAGGCCTCGAAAAAACGATATCCTTTGTCGAAAAACTCAAGGAGAAAGCAGGCCAATTAATTGGAATATCTCGAAGAGATTTTGGTAATCTTAACATCCCCAAAATCGAAACTTATGGAACCACTTATTTAAAATTGGAGCAGCATTTCAGAATTGCACAGAACAATACTATCGCTTACGAAGGGAGGTATACTCACAGAAAACCTGGAGGAGGTATTTTGCGGCAGTCGGAATTTGTTACACAGGATGTAACAACTTACGAAATTACCTCGGCGAAAATTTCGAATGATTCGAGTCGCAAAACAAAGAAAGCGTTTTCAGAAAAACCAAAAGCAGTTCAAACCTCTTTCAGAATAGAAATGAGTGATAAGGAAATGGAACAGAGAAGAAATACTCCGTTGCCTTATACTGCAGCTATAAATCCTCAAAAGACAACTATTTATTACGAGCCTGAGGATGTGGATGATGACGAGGAAGAAGATCTTGATGGCGATCTAGATATTTAA